CTTCGGATGGACTCTTAAGTTTACAGTGACCCCGGAAGTTTCAGTCGTCTTTCTCATTCTTTCTCCGATCCTCGGAATTCTTTCCGCCTTGGTTCCGTTGTATACTCTGCGAAAACTCGGATTCCGAATCAGTCAAGAATGATTTCAAACGTTGTGCCTTTGAAGCAAAGATGAAAACCAACTTGATTGTAAAAGAACTTTCGATTAGGATGTTCCAACCGTTATGAAGAGCCTCACAGACGTAGCCTTAGAAATCGCATCCGAAATTCGGAAGATCAATCTTCAAGACGACGATAAGATCCCTACTTCCGATACGTTTGTAAAAGAATTGATGGCTCTCTATTCGAGAGAACCGGAAGACCTTCGTAATATCATAGAATCGCTTCGAGAAGCCAAAGTCATCTTTGTCATCAAGATCGTTTTACCCGAGGAAAGGGCAGGAAAGATGAGCGATCCCGGAGTGGACGCATACGCCTATGCGGATCTCAAAATTCTTACCGATCTAAAATACTATGCTGAAAAAAAATTAGAACGTCTTTATGAGGCGACCTACTACAAAAAAAAATCTCCCTCGCTCATCGCCAGAGAACTCTTTCCAAAAATTCGAGAACTAAACAACACCCCGATCGGAAGACTCGTGAACATCGCGGTGATGATCGAAGAGTTTATTCGGATGGTGAACAACAATCCGAACGACTTCCAAGAAGAATTCAGAGTTCAGGCCTTAGAAGAAATTTTAGTCTCCAAGGGAAGCAGTCCGACCGAAGGCAAAGACATCGGCGAGGAAAATCCGACGACTTCGTTTTCAAGTTCGTTCGGCCCCTCCCTTTCTCAAAGAGCGACGGATCGGATTGAGGAACAATTCAACAACGTAAATCCAAACAGTCCTTGGGGAAGAATGGTTTCCAAGTTCTCGATCGATTTTTTACTTCGAGTTCATCTCAGAAAATGCGAATTTGAAACGGTTCGAAAACTGATCATCACCGGAAAAGTCGCAGAAGCTGAACATCTACGTTTGGTTAGAGACAATCTACTCAAGATGGAAAAAAACATCCACGTCGACAAGGTACTCGCCTCCTACCTTGACGAAATGGTCGAACTCAGAAGACTCACACAGAGAAAACTCAATCTACTCGGAAAGTCTAAGATTATCTAAAAGAATTCTAAATTAGAAAAGTTTTAAATAGATCGCACACTGAGCGATCAAAAGCGCTCCCAAAAGAAAAATCCAACGGCGTTTTGCGGAAAACGCCATCTTAATCTTATCCTCCGGAAAGTAGATCGCCACAAGAAGTGAGTTCACGTTTGCGACGAGATAAAAGGATTCTATCTTGATTCCAAAAGGTTTGTAAAACGACGCCACGAGAACAGCAAAAGAAGGAATAAAATAAAGAAGAGTTTTCGGTTGAAAAAAGCCGCCCTTGCTCTCCGTAAGAATCACTTTTTTACCCGTATGTTTCTCCAGAGTCGATTGAAACAAATCAGGCTCCAAAAGATTGAGAACCGGAATTTGGTCTTCCTTTGTTGAAACCAAAAAACGAACGTAGGAACGAAAAAGATCTCTTTCGACCGAAACTACGGACTTGAGTTTTGTTTCCAAGGATTGTCCTTTCGAATTGAAAAGTTTCAAAGAATTCGGTCCCAACTCCACCTTGGCGCCTTCGAGAACGCGGAGTTGTCTCGAAAAATTTCTATAAAGAAGAAACCCGAGAAAGATTGAGAGAAGACCAAAAATTCTCACAAAATCCGTACGTCCCTCTTCCGGGACCTTTAAAAAGTTCCATGCCAAAAAGGAAAGATAAAGAAGAATCACCGCCACCGAACGAAGAAGGAGATTTTTACGAAATTTCGCAGAATCATATAAGAATTCACGCATGTTCTAAATTACCAAAATCACTTTTTTTGAATATAGGAAAAATCTGAACTCCTTCGTCGAGAATCGCTTCCATCCCGCCTTCCTGACGATCCAAAATACAAATTCCTTGAGTGACCTCGATGCCCGAGTCTCTTAGACTCCGAATCGCCTGAATCGTAGAACCGCCGGTCGTGATCACGTCGTCTACGATCACGCAACTTTTGACCGCGTGAACGGCGCCTTCGACCAGCTTTTTGGTCCCGTGTTCTTTGGAGGTTTTGCGGATGATCAACGGATAGACGTTCTTATTTTGTTTTCTAAATTCTAAACTGATTCCGTAACAGATCGGATCCGCGCCCATCGTAAGTCCGCCAAAGGCTTCCGGTTTTGTGATCCCCACTTGAGGAAGGTGTTCGTCTACGATGTATTTGCAAAGAAGCTCCAAACGATCGGGGACAAGAGTGATTTCCTTACAATTAAAATAGTGTCTGGACTGTTTACCCGAAGCGAGAGTAAAGGGTTGTTCGGAGTATCGATAAGCGTGATTTCGAATGAGGTCTAAAAGATCTTGTTTCATGAAGAGTTCTCGTTCTTTTTAATAAATATTTTTAACCAGAATCCGAAATGGAAAGAATCTGGAAAACCGGAAAAAACACTTTCAAAAGGAGTTCGAACCTGAATTCTGTAAATCATGCAGTCAGTGAGACTTACATCAGTTTCTCTCAAAACTAGAGTATTGGATTTTTCGGGGAACTTTGAAAAAATCAAGAAGGTCCTCGAGAAGGAAAAAGATTCCGATCTGATCTTATTTCCGGAACTTTGTATCTCCGGATACGGATGCGAAGATTCCTTCTTTTTTCCCAGAGTCTGGAAGGATTCTTGGGAATCTTTAAACAAACTCCTTCCTTTTACAGAAAATAAGATCGTAGTGGTCGGTCTTCCTATATTCCAAAATCCTTATCTATTCAATTGCGCGGCGGTTCTTTGCAACGGAGCCATCGCCGGGATCGTTCCCAAATCCAATCTTGCGACGACCGGAGTCCACTACGAGAACAGATGGTTTGCAAAAGGAGAAGAAGCCCAGGAGAATCTGGTCGCGCCGGACGGATCTGCGATTCCCTTTGGATCTTTGATCTTTGAAACGGATCATTTTTCTTTTGGAGTCGAGATCTGCGAAGATTCTTGGGTTTTACAAAAACCTTCCCTCACACTTTCGGAATCCGGAACCGACCTCATTCTTTCACCGGGAGCTTCTCACTTCGCGTTTGGAAAACAAAGAATCCGAAGACAGATTTTCAAGGAAAGCTCGAGAAGAGAGTCTAACGTATATCTTTTTTCCAATCTCTGCGGAAACGAATCCGGAAGGCTGATCTTTGAAGGCGGCTCTTTAGTGGTACAAAACGGAAAGCTGATCGCGGAATCGGAACGATTGTTTTTCGGAGATTCTAAAGTTTGTTCTTCGGAAATCGATTTTGACGCGTCGAGATCGGATCGTGCGAGAAACTTTCGTCCTTCCGGAAACCGCTCCCAGAAAAATCGGACCGAAGAAGACAATCGAATCTATCTCGGAATCCAATTCAAAGAAAGAAAACCGAAGATCCAGCGTTCTATCGCCGAACCTTCCCTTTCCAAAGAGGAAGAATCCTACGCGGACTTTACAAGAGCCGTTGCACTCGGTCTATTCGATTATCTGATTCAATCTAAAACAAAGGGTTATACACTTTCCTTATCCGGAGGAGCCGACAGCGCGACTTGCGCGTTACTCGTCACCGCGATGAAAAAGATCGCCAAACAAGAATTAGGTGAGAATTACTTTCAAACAAAAGACATTTCCGAAAATACAATTCTTTCGACGCTCTATCAAGCTACGAAGAATAATTCGGAAAGAACGAGGACTCTTGCGGCGGAGCTCGCAAAAGATCTGCAAACGGTTCACGGAGATCTGACGATCGACGAGGAAGTAAAGAGTATCTCGGATAAAATTTCAAAGGTCACGGGAGTTTTTTTCGATTGGGAAAAACACAATCTCGTTCTACAAAATATTCAAGCAAGGGTTCGTTCTCCGATCATCTGGATGCTCGCGAATCTAAACGGGCATCTTCTTCTTTCTACGGGAAATAGGAGCGAGGCGAGCGCGGGTTATACGACCATGGATGGAGATTCTTCCGGTTCTGTGGCGCCTTTGACGGGTGTCAGCAAAGAATTTATTCTCCAGTGGATGCATTTTGTAGCGGAAGGAAGGGATCCGATTCTTCCTTCTTATCCTTCCGTAAAAGAAATCGTAAAGTCCCCTCCGAGCGCCGAGTTAAAACCTCTCGAAGAGAAACAAGAAGACGAGAAAGATCTTATGCCCTATCCTCTTTTGCAAAAGATCGAAGAACTCTTCGTCGTCCGAGGGGCGGGTTATAGCGAGATCGTTCAACTTCTTTCCCACGAACCCGAGGTTCAAAAACTTCCTTCGGGATTTTTAGAAGAAAGTGTTCGGAAATACATTCAGTTGTTTCACAGAAATCAGTGGAAACGAGAAAGGCTTCCGCCCTCGTTTCATTTGGATGAATATGGATTGGATCCGAAATCGAGTTTTCGTTTTCCGATCCTCTCCGAAGAAAAAGGATCGGGGATTTAGAATCAACCGACCTTTAAAGTGGTTGGTTTGATTTTATTGTATTCTTTTCCTTTGATTCGAACGAGTTCTTCCAGATCGAAGGCCATTTGATAATTGAGCCAGAAATCGGGAGTCATCTTAAAATACTTTGCAAGTCGCAGCGCCGTATCCGGCGTTATCGACTTTTTACGGTGAATGATCTGAGAGATGAGACTTTCCGAAATGCCGATGTCTTTCGACAAACGGTACGCCGACAAGGACATCGGTTCTAAAAAATCAAACTTCAATACATCTCCTGGATGCGGATTGGAAACTCTTCTGTTTTTTATTTTCATAATGTAAACCTTCTTACAAGGCAATGTTTATCAGATTCTTCGCGAAAAAAAACGGAGATAGAATTTCAGAGCGATGTTTTGATTTTTAAAATGTAGGAAACGATCCAACATCGGCGGAGAATCAAATACCGACGTTGGATTGAACTTTTGAGTTTTAGAAGCCGGCTTGTTTGAAAGCGTTTTCCTTATCTCTTTGAACTTGTTGGAGCTGGTTCTTGATCGAGTCTTGGATGTTTTGTAATTTTTTCTCGGTCTCTTCTTCCCCGGAACCTTTTTGAAGATCTACGAGATAGTTGATGATATCCATACGATCCTGGGTTTGTTTTTCCATGTGATTGTAATAGGAACGAATCTGAGTAGGAGAAGCGGTTCTCGCGTAGACGTTTCTTGCGGCTTCGGCGATCTGATTCTCCTCTTGTTTTTTGGCTTCTCTTTCTGCGGCATTCAGTTTTTTAGGAACCAGAGAATTGTTCGGA
This is a stretch of genomic DNA from Leptospira tipperaryensis. It encodes these proteins:
- the pyrE gene encoding orotate phosphoribosyltransferase → MKQDLLDLIRNHAYRYSEQPFTLASGKQSRHYFNCKEITLVPDRLELLCKYIVDEHLPQVGITKPEAFGGLTMGADPICYGISLEFRKQNKNVYPLIIRKTSKEHGTKKLVEGAVHAVKSCVIVDDVITTGGSTIQAIRSLRDSGIEVTQGICILDRQEGGMEAILDEGVQIFPIFKKSDFGNLEHA
- the nadE gene encoding NAD(+) synthase, encoding MQSVRLTSVSLKTRVLDFSGNFEKIKKVLEKEKDSDLILFPELCISGYGCEDSFFFPRVWKDSWESLNKLLPFTENKIVVVGLPIFQNPYLFNCAAVLCNGAIAGIVPKSNLATTGVHYENRWFAKGEEAQENLVAPDGSAIPFGSLIFETDHFSFGVEICEDSWVLQKPSLTLSESGTDLILSPGASHFAFGKQRIRRQIFKESSRRESNVYLFSNLCGNESGRLIFEGGSLVVQNGKLIAESERLFFGDSKVCSSEIDFDASRSDRARNFRPSGNRSQKNRTEEDNRIYLGIQFKERKPKIQRSIAEPSLSKEEESYADFTRAVALGLFDYLIQSKTKGYTLSLSGGADSATCALLVTAMKKIAKQELGENYFQTKDISENTILSTLYQATKNNSERTRTLAAELAKDLQTVHGDLTIDEEVKSISDKISKVTGVFFDWEKHNLVLQNIQARVRSPIIWMLANLNGHLLLSTGNRSEASAGYTTMDGDSSGSVAPLTGVSKEFILQWMHFVAEGRDPILPSYPSVKEIVKSPPSAELKPLEEKQEDEKDLMPYPLLQKIEELFVVRGAGYSEIVQLLSHEPEVQKLPSGFLEESVRKYIQLFHRNQWKRERLPPSFHLDEYGLDPKSSFRFPILSEEKGSGI
- a CDS encoding HigA family addiction module antitoxin — its product is MKIKNRRVSNPHPGDVLKFDFLEPMSLSAYRLSKDIGISESLISQIIHRKKSITPDTALRLAKYFKMTPDFWLNYQMAFDLEELVRIKGKEYNKIKPTTLKVG